DNA from Helcococcus ovis:
CCCACCTGCTTCTAGAGAATTAATTCTCACTACTGTCTCTACACTTGAGTAATCAAATGTTTTTAATGCAAAATGTACTAATACTCTAGCAGAATCTTTTTCTTTTAATGATACGGAATCTTCTAAGTCAAACATTATAGAATCTGCACCATAAAGAGCAGCATCTCTTAGCATAGCAACATTTGAGCCCGGAAGAAACATCATAGTTCTTCTTAAACGTTCCATGTATCTATCTCCTTCCAATTATATTTTTTTACATCTAGTGCACGATTTACAGCTGTGATAGTTCTTGCTTGGATGGTGCAATCTAAAGCACCTTTATCTATTGCATCTACTGTAACTGATTTAATTCCAAGATTATCCAAAGTTTTTTTTATAAGTTCTCTTATTTGAACTCCATATTGTTTTTCAACACTTGAATCCAAATTAATAACTATCTTTTTTTCTTCATTTGGAGATACTGTAATCATAATATCACTGGATTCAACAGTACCTGCCACTGCGGTTTTTGTAATTTCCATATTATCACCTCTCTTACATTTTACAATTACCAACTCAACGTCATTATAAGCTAAAATTAATTTAATAAAAAGGATTTCTTGGTTTTTTATTGTATTTTTTTATTAAAATTTAAATATTTTCTGACAGCGTATTAAAATATTTAAAACTAAATTTTACAATCCCATATATATAATGTAAAATGTCTAATAAATCAATATATTATTAATATCAATCGGAGAATTAAAATGGATTATAATGATTACTATATTAAAATAATAAATAAATCGAATAAAAGAAAATATGAAAAAGTTATTCAACTTTTAGAAAAAGAAAACATTAGATTAGATAAGAATCTAGACTATACTTGTGGTATTTTTGATAATGATGATAAATTAATAGCTACGGGATCCTGCTATAAAAACACTTTACGATGTCTTGCTGTTGATAAATTTTATCAAGGTATGGGATTTATAAACAAATTAATTTCTCAATTAATTAATGAACAATATTCACGAGGAAATTATCACATTTTTATTTATACAAAATCTCATTTTCGTGATATATTTGTTGATTTAGGTTTTTTTGAAATAGAATATATTAAAAATCAAATTGTTTTTTTAGAAAATAAAAAAAATGGATTTAATAATTTTTTAAAAAGCTTGGAAACTTCAGATTTAAATAAAAATCAATCAATAGCTTCCTTAGTTATGAATTGCAATCCTTTCACTATTGGACATCAATATTTAATTGAAAAAGCTTCAAAAGAAAATGATATAGTTCATCTATTTATTGTTGAAGAAGATGCTAGTGTTTTTCCTTATAAGATAAGAAAAATGTTAATAGAAAAAGGTATATCTCATCTTTCTAATATTATAATTCACAGCACAGGTCCATATTTAATTAGTTCTTCTACTTTTCCAAGTTACTTTCAAAAAGATTCTAGAGAAGCGATTTCAAGTCAAGCTAATCTTGATAGTCATATTTTTAAAAAAATCGCAAATCATCTAAAAATAAATAAACGATATGTTGGAACAGAACCCCTTAGTTGCACTACAAAAGAATATAACAAAAGCTTAAATAATATTCTTAATAGTGCTGGAATTGAAGTTATAGAAGTTCCTAGAATTGAAAATAATGAAGATTTTATTTCTGCTTCAAAAGTAAGAGAACTCTTGCGAAATAATTATATAGAAAAAATAAAAGAATTTGTACCTAAAACTACCTATGACTTTTTAATTTCAAAACAGGGCAAAGAAATCATATCAAAAATACAACAGTTACAAAATGTTATACATCATTAATTATTATTTAAAAATCATGGTCTGTTGCAAAATAACTAAAAAAATCATTTTATAGCACTCCCA
Protein-coding regions in this window:
- the citD gene encoding citrate lyase acyl carrier protein, with the translated sequence MEITKTAVAGTVESSDIMITVSPNEEKKIVINLDSSVEKQYGVQIRELIKKTLDNLGIKSVTVDAIDKGALDCTIQARTITAVNRALDVKKYNWKEIDTWNV
- the citC gene encoding [citrate (pro-3S)-lyase] ligase, which encodes MDYNDYYIKIINKSNKRKYEKVIQLLEKENIRLDKNLDYTCGIFDNDDKLIATGSCYKNTLRCLAVDKFYQGMGFINKLISQLINEQYSRGNYHIFIYTKSHFRDIFVDLGFFEIEYIKNQIVFLENKKNGFNNFLKSLETSDLNKNQSIASLVMNCNPFTIGHQYLIEKASKENDIVHLFIVEEDASVFPYKIRKMLIEKGISHLSNIIIHSTGPYLISSSTFPSYFQKDSREAISSQANLDSHIFKKIANHLKINKRYVGTEPLSCTTKEYNKSLNNILNSAGIEVIEVPRIENNEDFISASKVRELLRNNYIEKIKEFVPKTTYDFLISKQGKEIISKIQQLQNVIHH